In Epinephelus fuscoguttatus linkage group LG15, E.fuscoguttatus.final_Chr_v1, a genomic segment contains:
- the gng12a gene encoding guanine nucleotide-binding protein G(I)/G(S)/G(O) subunit gamma-12a has translation MSSKAHSSNNIAHARRTVQQLRIEASIERIKVSKASADLMNYCSEHARNDPLLMGIPASDNPFKDKKPCTIL, from the exons ATGTCTTCGAAGGCTCACAGTTCCAACAACATCGCCCATGCCCGGCGGACGGTGCAGCAACTGAGAATAGAGGCGAGCATTGAGAGGATAAAG GTATCCAAGGCCTCTGCAGACCTTATGAATTACTGCAGTGAACATGCCAGAAACGACCCTCTCCTTATGGGCATCCCCGCCTCAGACAATCCCTTCAAGGACAAAAAACCCTGCACTATATTGTAG